The following proteins are co-located in the Myroides profundi genome:
- a CDS encoding WG repeat-containing protein produces MKKYLTILIFFLVNQLAIAQVDLDKYNAATTNQEYMDLLKSDLQQLKMFVNLFGKSSDKSSSISKIAPLKVSFNQRDYDATIDELSKANIQFTNFIVKDSFSIKLTQDPSIYRSLEDIKAPIYLKKVYYNDGTTQDIEVKENINTHFAPELGLSKAVNKVEIEIAFSTVQKLDSVVLPAKVNQKVNYRGVELEVVEVSDKGVLIKALSDDIELDEIQALLKDKRRVSSYRSQRAGTHPDKFNLFLKKCLDKIENIMTYSKANIAMVHAQFKSEVGAKLIELESEMSAEFNKSEGVSYLYYEFGAPMDKLVIYDQSQTYNRTIVKTLINQEPKSRFIVNRDSKTFIYNANLKLITELADKYYPLNDYFFETDFQYFYLNDKFEMLPLTYYKLTNVLNNYVIIEEDDESPQELVDPANKKIMNVDKFDTNKDYNYSLITADNAHYILSNKSLVPQKINQVDKVSSANGGYFVVTKDDKYGFMNIEGQLVIPAQYDDVKEFSSMTDLLPTDLLFAVKQNDKWGFVDIHNKTVIPFMYSDIKSTFSYGLALVYLDDKLGLINLKNEKKSKFIDRNYSASSNFGKRTISLSDGTYNYKGEKEKE; encoded by the coding sequence ATGAAAAAATATCTCACTATACTTATATTTTTTTTAGTAAACCAACTAGCGATAGCACAAGTTGATTTAGATAAATATAACGCTGCTACTACTAACCAAGAATATATGGACTTACTGAAAAGCGATTTGCAACAGCTTAAAATGTTTGTGAACTTGTTTGGTAAAAGCAGTGATAAATCATCCTCTATCTCTAAAATAGCTCCCCTAAAAGTGTCCTTTAATCAACGCGATTACGATGCTACTATTGATGAATTAAGTAAGGCTAATATTCAGTTTACTAATTTTATAGTTAAAGATTCTTTTTCTATAAAGCTGACCCAGGACCCTTCTATCTATCGATCGCTAGAAGATATTAAAGCTCCTATCTATCTAAAAAAAGTATATTATAACGATGGCACTACTCAAGATATAGAAGTTAAAGAGAATATCAATACCCACTTTGCTCCAGAACTAGGGCTTAGTAAGGCTGTCAATAAGGTAGAAATAGAAATAGCTTTCTCTACAGTACAGAAATTAGATAGTGTAGTACTGCCTGCTAAAGTTAATCAGAAAGTAAACTATAGAGGAGTAGAACTAGAAGTAGTAGAAGTATCTGATAAAGGAGTTTTGATAAAAGCATTGTCAGATGATATAGAACTTGACGAGATACAAGCGCTCTTAAAAGATAAAAGAAGAGTGAGTAGCTATAGATCACAACGAGCGGGAACGCACCCAGACAAGTTTAATCTTTTTTTGAAGAAATGCTTGGATAAAATAGAAAATATCATGACTTATTCTAAGGCTAATATAGCTATGGTACATGCTCAATTCAAGAGTGAAGTAGGAGCTAAGCTAATCGAATTAGAAAGCGAAATGTCTGCTGAATTTAATAAATCAGAGGGGGTTAGTTATTTGTATTACGAGTTTGGCGCACCTATGGATAAGCTTGTTATTTATGACCAGAGCCAGACGTATAATAGAACTATTGTCAAAACATTAATTAACCAAGAGCCAAAATCTCGTTTTATTGTCAATAGAGATTCTAAAACATTTATATACAACGCAAATCTAAAGTTAATAACAGAACTTGCAGATAAGTATTATCCTTTAAATGATTACTTCTTTGAGACTGATTTTCAATATTTCTATTTAAATGACAAATTTGAAATGCTGCCTCTAACTTATTACAAGTTAACCAATGTGCTAAACAATTATGTGATAATAGAAGAAGATGATGAGTCGCCTCAGGAATTAGTTGATCCTGCGAATAAAAAGATAATGAATGTAGATAAATTTGATACTAATAAAGATTATAATTACTCCTTGATAACAGCAGATAATGCACATTATATACTAAGCAATAAAAGTCTAGTGCCTCAGAAAATAAACCAAGTAGACAAGGTAAGCAGTGCTAATGGTGGTTATTTTGTGGTGACTAAGGATGATAAGTATGGCTTTATGAATATAGAAGGTCAGCTTGTTATCCCTGCGCAGTATGATGACGTAAAAGAGTTTTCTAGCATGACAGACCTATTGCCAACAGATTTGCTATTTGCTGTAAAGCAGAATGACAAATGGGGATTTGTAGATATACATAATAAAACGGTTATTCCATTTATGTATAGTGATATCAAAAGTACTTTCTCTTACGGACTAGCATTAGTCTATCTAGATGATAAGCTAGGGTTAATTAACCTAAAGAATGAAAAGAAATCTAAGTTTATTGATAGAAATTACTCTGCTTCAAGTAATTTCGGAAAGAGAACAATAAGTTTAAGCGATGGTACTTATAATTATAAGGGAGAAAAAGAAAAGGAATAA
- a CDS encoding cytochrome-c peroxidase yields MKTITKITVLLLLLCFISCNKDEYEDIVIDNPEIELGIPTSFPEWNSAALKNKPTKYGVELGEKLFTDPRLSKDNTISCSSCHIQESAYADHHAQAIGIEGRVGLRNAPPIQNLLFMKYYNWDGSKLQLENQPIVPIITHEEMNSSIVEVLDKIGTDVEYKKLFKKAYGDESMTPERIYKSIAQYEYTLISADSKYDRVQLGQEEFTSQEAYGYKVFTQKCSSCHSGALFTDQSFRNIGFPINPDSNEAGRARVTGDLKDYMSFRVPSLRNIEYTAPYGSFGQFSSLKEVLDYFDRGVLDADNLDPIFKEANNRIALSEEEKEALIAFMSTLSDSKFIGK; encoded by the coding sequence ATGAAAACAATAACAAAAATAACTGTACTATTACTTCTACTGTGTTTCATCTCCTGTAATAAGGATGAGTATGAAGATATTGTGATTGACAATCCAGAGATAGAGTTAGGAATTCCTACTAGTTTTCCAGAGTGGAACTCAGCTGCTTTAAAAAATAAACCTACAAAATATGGAGTTGAATTAGGAGAAAAGCTGTTTACAGACCCAAGGTTGAGCAAGGATAATACAATCTCCTGTTCTAGCTGTCATATACAAGAATCAGCTTATGCAGATCATCATGCCCAAGCTATAGGTATAGAAGGAAGGGTAGGGCTTCGCAATGCACCTCCTATTCAGAACTTGCTCTTTATGAAATATTACAATTGGGATGGTAGTAAACTTCAATTAGAGAATCAACCTATCGTGCCTATTATCACACATGAAGAAATGAACTCTTCTATCGTAGAAGTACTAGATAAAATAGGAACTGATGTAGAGTATAAAAAGCTGTTTAAAAAAGCTTATGGAGATGAGTCTATGACTCCAGAGAGAATATATAAAAGTATCGCTCAGTATGAGTATACGCTGATCTCTGCTGATAGTAAGTACGATCGTGTTCAGTTAGGACAAGAGGAATTTACTAGTCAAGAGGCTTATGGGTACAAGGTGTTTACTCAGAAGTGTAGTAGCTGCCATAGTGGAGCGCTTTTTACAGATCAAAGTTTTAGAAATATTGGTTTTCCTATCAATCCCGATAGTAATGAAGCTGGGAGAGCTAGGGTAACAGGTGATTTAAAAGACTATATGAGCTTTAGGGTACCTTCTCTTCGAAATATTGAATATACTGCACCTTATGGAAGCTTTGGGCAGTTTAGCTCTTTAAAAGAGGTGTTGGATTACTTTGATAGAGGTGTATTAGATGCAGATAACTTAGACCCTATTTTCAAAGAAGCAAACAACCGTATCGCACTTAGTGAAGAAGAGAAAGAAGCTTTAATTGCTTTTATGTCTACTTTAAGTGATTCTAAGTTTATCGGTAAGTAA
- a CDS encoding S41 family peptidase translates to MIMKTFLKVLLFLTPMICFSQVKQTVRFQNLYEKESLESNWYIEKGVTEYSLVVDSLNKKEKSLYIKSFGDNHSYCSVLSKIPNGYQGDTLMLSALIRSKDIEKGDAKIMINLLKRGSSIKYAMLEHNEIVGTTNWKKYSVKLPLDTATDTIFIVGGLQGKGEVWFKDFEVTLDGKNLKELENVKKAPPKAELDNEFDTGSKFTVDKVNETSVKRLAELCKVWGRLKYTHPDIAKGNYNWDYELFRILPIVKRNDFQEQLVLWKNRFGEESLTIPSNHYYVDFFPNVGNAIFENEKSYKDISFDDHGYRLLALFRYWNVIEYFYPYKNLISKDWDTVLEEYIFKLLSSRDELEYKMDLMKLTKELGDGHSFFNAKGDRLMGEYLGLKIIPLKVRFIEGRLVVTELIKEREDEFKVRIGDEIKTIGGRDVKEIMQEREGFYPYSNNNAKLYNLASFMLRTNKAELELGLCSEQGDFKESLPTVDLHDFAFFTDPLISHQDLDNNLGYINIGALKSGELTDIMSRFKSKKGIILDYRSYPIISLGELMKYFTQSGVPFVKYKTPSKNELGKLNDDESKTYGDPNYYYPGKVSILVDESTMSASEFNVMGLQTSPNVKVIGTQTAGADGNISILILPGDIQVIFSGIGIYYPDGSETQKVGVRIDEEVIPTVQALKEKRDLILEKGIENLL, encoded by the coding sequence ATGATAATGAAAACTTTTTTAAAAGTATTGTTGTTTTTAACTCCTATGATATGTTTCTCACAAGTAAAGCAGACAGTACGCTTTCAAAATTTGTATGAGAAGGAATCTTTAGAGAGTAACTGGTATATAGAAAAAGGAGTTACTGAGTATAGTTTAGTAGTAGATAGCTTAAATAAAAAAGAGAAGTCTCTGTATATAAAATCTTTTGGTGATAATCATTCCTATTGTAGTGTGTTAAGCAAAATACCGAATGGGTATCAGGGAGATACTCTTATGCTATCTGCGCTTATTAGAAGTAAAGATATTGAAAAAGGTGATGCTAAGATTATGATTAATCTTTTAAAGAGAGGAAGTTCTATAAAATATGCTATGCTAGAACATAATGAGATAGTAGGAACGACAAATTGGAAAAAGTATAGTGTAAAGCTTCCACTCGATACAGCTACAGATACGATTTTTATTGTTGGAGGATTACAAGGAAAAGGAGAGGTGTGGTTTAAAGACTTTGAGGTGACACTAGATGGTAAGAATCTAAAAGAGCTAGAAAACGTTAAAAAAGCACCTCCTAAAGCAGAACTAGATAATGAGTTTGATACTGGTTCTAAGTTTACAGTGGATAAAGTGAATGAGACGAGTGTAAAGAGGTTAGCAGAATTATGTAAGGTGTGGGGGAGACTTAAGTATACTCATCCAGATATCGCAAAGGGTAATTACAATTGGGATTATGAGCTCTTTAGGATATTACCAATTGTAAAAAGAAATGACTTCCAAGAACAATTAGTACTATGGAAAAATCGTTTTGGCGAAGAGTCCTTGACAATTCCTAGCAATCACTATTATGTGGATTTTTTTCCAAATGTAGGTAATGCAATTTTTGAGAATGAGAAGAGTTATAAAGATATTAGCTTTGATGATCACGGTTATCGTTTATTAGCGCTATTTCGTTATTGGAATGTGATAGAATACTTTTATCCTTATAAAAATTTGATTTCTAAAGATTGGGATACAGTATTAGAAGAATATATCTTCAAGTTATTGTCTAGTAGAGATGAGTTAGAATATAAGATGGACCTGATGAAATTGACTAAAGAACTGGGGGATGGACATTCTTTCTTTAATGCAAAAGGAGATAGGCTGATGGGGGAGTATTTAGGACTAAAGATTATACCTCTTAAAGTTAGGTTTATAGAAGGTAGATTAGTGGTCACAGAACTAATCAAGGAAAGAGAAGATGAGTTTAAAGTCCGTATTGGTGATGAAATAAAAACAATCGGAGGAAGAGATGTTAAAGAAATAATGCAGGAAAGAGAAGGGTTCTATCCTTATTCTAATAATAACGCTAAGCTATATAATTTAGCAAGTTTTATGTTGAGAACGAATAAAGCAGAGTTAGAATTAGGATTGTGTAGTGAACAAGGCGATTTTAAAGAATCATTACCTACTGTTGATTTACATGACTTTGCTTTTTTTACTGATCCTTTAATTTCGCATCAGGACTTAGATAATAATCTAGGTTATATCAATATTGGAGCTTTGAAGAGTGGAGAGTTGACTGATATTATGTCGCGTTTTAAATCTAAAAAGGGGATTATCTTAGACTATCGTTCTTATCCGATTATTAGTTTAGGAGAGTTAATGAAATATTTTACCCAATCAGGTGTGCCTTTTGTTAAATATAAAACACCAAGTAAGAATGAATTAGGTAAATTAAATGACGATGAAAGTAAGACATATGGCGATCCTAATTATTACTATCCAGGGAAAGTGTCTATTCTAGTAGATGAAAGTACAATGAGTGCATCAGAATTTAATGTTATGGGATTACAGACATCACCTAATGTAAAAGTAATAGGTACACAGACAGCTGGTGCAGATGGTAATATCAGTATTCTAATATTACCAGGGGATATACAAGTTATTTTCTCAGGTATCGGTATATATTATCCTGATGGCTCTGAGACTCAGAAAGTAGGTGTGAGAATAGATGAAGAAGTTATCCCTACTGTACAAGCTCTAAAAGAAAAGAGAGATTTAATACTAGAAAAAGGAATTGAGAATTTGCTTTAA
- a CDS encoding winged helix-turn-helix transcriptional regulator: protein MTKIKETSTHFENKKALENECNEVYATSIIGGQWTMAICCYLLEGKMRFGEIKKVLPNITERVLTLQLRKLEENKVIIRTIYPEVPPRVEYELTPIGLKLAPIIKALGKWGAEHKNLEEETKQV from the coding sequence ATGACCAAAATTAAGGAGACTTCTACTCACTTCGAAAACAAAAAAGCCCTTGAAAATGAATGTAATGAGGTATATGCCACAAGTATAATTGGAGGGCAATGGACGATGGCTATTTGTTGTTATTTACTTGAAGGGAAGATGCGTTTTGGAGAGATTAAAAAGGTATTACCAAATATTACAGAAAGAGTGCTTACACTTCAACTACGCAAATTAGAAGAGAATAAGGTTATTATCCGTACTATTTATCCAGAAGTACCGCCACGAGTAGAATACGAACTTACACCTATAGGTCTAAAACTAGCTCCCATCATTAAAGCACTAGGCAAATGGGGAGCTGAGCATAAAAACCTTGAAGAAGAAACTAAACAAGTGTAG
- a CDS encoding PTS transporter subunit IIC, whose protein sequence is MKQFLQRKDIQISSKRYFIDAMGAMAYGLFATLLVGTILKTIGEEFGISFLKEVVWPFANQATGPVIALAVAYSLRAPQLVLFSSAVVGVAAYQLGGPLGVFIATIIAVEIGKAVAGETRIDIVITPIVTVLVGVALAQWIGPSVNQLMQWIGQVIIFSTEANPLIMGMVIAVVVGMVLTLPISSAALCLMLQLDGLAAGAATIGCCAQMIGFATISYKDNGLKGVLAQGIGTSMLQVPNIYKNWKIWIPPTLASAILGPIAILFFDMQNTALESGMGSCGLVGQIGTFNAMKEAYSTSYIILAILGLQIILPMILSYLIYYIMKKKQLIKDGDMKIF, encoded by the coding sequence ATGAAACAATTTCTTCAAAGAAAAGACATACAGATTTCAAGCAAACGATACTTTATCGATGCTATGGGGGCTATGGCCTACGGGTTATTCGCTACTCTACTAGTAGGAACTATTCTAAAGACGATAGGAGAAGAATTTGGTATTTCGTTTTTAAAGGAGGTCGTTTGGCCATTTGCGAATCAGGCGACAGGCCCTGTAATCGCATTAGCCGTTGCCTATAGTTTAAGAGCACCGCAGCTAGTGTTATTCTCATCTGCAGTGGTAGGTGTAGCAGCGTATCAATTAGGTGGCCCATTAGGTGTGTTTATTGCGACTATTATTGCTGTAGAAATCGGGAAAGCTGTAGCAGGCGAAACAAGGATAGATATAGTGATAACTCCAATAGTCACAGTTTTAGTAGGAGTAGCTTTAGCACAATGGATTGGACCTAGTGTTAATCAGTTGATGCAATGGATTGGGCAGGTTATTATATTTTCTACAGAGGCTAATCCTCTAATCATGGGTATGGTTATCGCTGTGGTAGTGGGTATGGTTCTAACCTTACCAATCTCTTCAGCTGCTTTATGCTTGATGTTACAACTAGATGGATTGGCAGCAGGAGCGGCGACCATCGGATGCTGTGCTCAAATGATAGGTTTTGCGACCATCAGTTATAAAGATAATGGGCTAAAGGGAGTACTAGCACAGGGTATCGGTACTAGTATGTTACAAGTACCTAATATTTATAAGAATTGGAAGATATGGATCCCACCAACCTTAGCCTCTGCTATTTTAGGTCCAATAGCTATTTTGTTCTTTGATATGCAAAATACGGCATTAGAATCAGGTATGGGGAGCTGTGGGTTAGTCGGTCAGATAGGAACCTTTAATGCGATGAAAGAGGCCTACTCTACTTCCTATATTATATTGGCTATACTAGGTTTACAGATTATATTACCTATGATTTTGTCATACCTAATCTACTATATCATGAAAAAGAAACAGTTGATCAAAGATGGTGATATGAAAATATTTTAA
- a CDS encoding erythromycin esterase family protein, which yields MIREFIATLFVCFGLSVSFGQVQELSKEDFINSNFESLTTLKSDLKDVSIVGLGESSHFMGETYRAKVKMVKYLHEECGFDVLAIESPLYDSKEYYNDSISQGKVTGDDFLRSGAISGVWLSDDMLELFNYIVETQKTERPLIYTGFDNSFFHLDSQIDENFRKFITKLNEATISEITTDSIFISSLNHAVRKSYSIKTLPVSDTLVLYSKFEEIKKSLDKLEVKDKYFKYWEQILVNLESRYRMNYKLYDRDYMMAKNVDYLVNNEYSNKKMILWAATVHLLADKNSTQDTKKRDKQFMGYFLKQKYKEKYYHIAFVPGSGVTGLKGYLGIGKKRAVATKGSIERYIKESIKEEYAFMSTRTDLSKEIVNNHKINKSLLIGLTSYKTNISTVVDGFFYMRQEYLPEFKERKRVWTEFNESNSIPL from the coding sequence ATGATTAGAGAATTTATAGCTACATTATTTGTCTGTTTTGGTCTTTCTGTATCCTTTGGACAAGTACAAGAATTAAGTAAAGAAGATTTTATCAATTCTAATTTTGAATCTTTAACTACGTTGAAGTCAGATTTAAAAGATGTCAGTATTGTTGGGCTAGGAGAGTCTTCTCATTTTATGGGAGAAACTTATAGAGCTAAAGTAAAGATGGTGAAATATCTTCATGAAGAATGTGGTTTTGACGTATTGGCGATAGAGTCACCATTATATGATTCGAAGGAGTATTATAATGATAGTATTAGCCAAGGAAAAGTAACAGGCGATGATTTTCTAAGAAGTGGAGCAATAAGTGGAGTATGGCTTTCAGATGATATGCTTGAGTTATTTAATTATATCGTTGAAACACAAAAAACAGAGAGACCATTGATTTATACAGGTTTTGATAATAGCTTCTTCCATTTGGACAGTCAAATTGATGAAAATTTCAGAAAGTTTATAACAAAGCTAAATGAAGCAACTATCTCTGAAATCACCACAGATAGTATTTTTATTTCTTCTTTAAATCATGCAGTAAGAAAATCATATTCAATTAAGACACTACCAGTTTCTGATACTTTAGTGCTTTACAGTAAATTTGAAGAAATAAAAAAATCATTAGATAAATTAGAAGTTAAAGATAAATACTTTAAGTACTGGGAACAGATTTTAGTTAATCTAGAGTCTAGATACCGTATGAATTATAAGTTATATGACAGGGATTACATGATGGCTAAAAATGTTGACTATTTAGTTAACAATGAATATTCTAATAAAAAAATGATTTTATGGGCTGCAACAGTCCACTTATTGGCAGATAAAAATTCTACTCAAGACACTAAAAAGAGGGACAAACAGTTTATGGGATATTTTTTAAAACAGAAATATAAAGAGAAGTACTACCATATTGCTTTTGTACCAGGTAGTGGTGTTACTGGTCTTAAAGGGTATTTAGGTATAGGAAAGAAAAGAGCTGTTGCGACTAAAGGCAGCATAGAAAGATATATAAAAGAATCAATAAAGGAGGAGTACGCCTTTATGTCTACTAGAACTGATTTGAGTAAAGAGATAGTTAATAACCATAAGATTAATAAGTCATTATTAATAGGTTTAACCTCATATAAGACCAATATATCTACTGTAGTGGATGGTTTTTTCTATATGAGACAAGAGTATTTACCAGAATTTAAAGAAAGGAAAAGAGTGTGGACTGAATTTAACGAAAGTAATTCTATCCCTTTGTAG
- a CDS encoding MbnP family protein, producing the protein MKNLTKSFLLFAASLAVVSCSNDDSNAVANNVTLEFTNTFKDKVIVLGDASSSSATVNKSAEGQEHQFSELKYVISNIRLIKNDGKEIPYHVNDLDKGATVVNQAKTETLNYLLTNIPRGEYKQIKFGLGVRNDLNVLNQIKFPLFYANAGANDTGMMWEWGTGYRFTKIEGFYDADKKQMSIHTGSTTEKDNDGNIVQGVDAYREVVLNLPTHAVVGSSAPTIKIKADFDKLLTGKSNTIKLSSGTSHNDNATPNVHTSLQMVKFVDNLGGNGTSDVTGMFSIISVK; encoded by the coding sequence ATGAAAAATTTAACAAAGAGCTTTTTACTATTTGCAGCTTCATTAGCTGTTGTTTCTTGTTCTAATGATGATAGTAACGCTGTTGCTAATAATGTGACTTTAGAGTTTACAAATACATTCAAGGATAAAGTAATTGTTCTAGGTGATGCTAGTTCTTCTTCTGCTACTGTTAATAAATCTGCAGAGGGGCAAGAACATCAATTTTCTGAATTAAAATATGTGATTAGTAATATTCGCCTAATTAAAAATGATGGAAAAGAGATTCCTTATCATGTGAATGACTTAGATAAAGGAGCGACTGTTGTGAATCAAGCAAAGACAGAGACACTAAATTACTTATTAACTAATATCCCTAGAGGAGAGTATAAACAAATCAAATTTGGTCTAGGTGTACGTAATGATCTAAATGTTCTTAATCAAATTAAGTTTCCTCTTTTTTATGCTAACGCTGGAGCTAATGATACTGGAATGATGTGGGAATGGGGAACAGGATATCGTTTTACTAAGATAGAAGGATTCTACGATGCTGATAAAAAACAGATGTCTATACACACAGGAAGTACAACAGAAAAAGATAATGATGGTAATATAGTACAAGGTGTGGATGCGTATAGAGAGGTAGTCTTAAACTTACCAACACATGCAGTAGTGGGAAGCTCTGCGCCAACGATTAAGATTAAAGCTGATTTTGATAAACTATTAACAGGGAAATCAAATACAATTAAGTTAAGTTCAGGTACTAGTCATAATGACAATGCTACACCTAATGTTCATACATCACTACAAATGGTGAAGTTCGTAGATAATTTAGGAGGAAACGGAACGAGTGATGTTACTGGAATGTTCTCTATTATCAGTGTAAAATAA
- a CDS encoding TonB-dependent receptor domain-containing protein, with amino-acid sequence MKPFITILVLGVTTASVAQDNKGLQDSIPTVLDEISMLVQAKKRIETEMKMAVSVDEFLASSEQISFIKRGAYAWEPMLNNMSTERSTLTIDGMHIFGACTDKMDPVTSYVESNNLSTIDIKSGQEGGMHGATVAGSIDLKRKTTAFGIGQVWTGAYQSGFEFNNKQFFNLGNVSFSSEKLAGDASIAYREANNYKDGNNDEVKHSQYKKFNAALGLAYKTGGLSSLRADVIFDVAKDVGFPALPMDLWLSRALITSVSYKQLFEDKFIRVWDTKAYFNAIEHYMDDTTRPENLVHMDMPGWSTTYGLLSKANFKSGKYSSELQLNAYNNLSIAEMRMYPQDRSKQTMFAYSWPWVTTTYAGVSLNNTIEFSDDHRLNFGGSAGINYNYSKYIEFNWIFHPGSPQEKTRFLPSLHTSYEMDINRFNFSVGVGYGHRAPSVSEAYGYYIYNSYDRYDYIGNPNLKNEISNELNASVGYKGDKFSLQAKVNYFYIKNYVIGRILSLGSPMNYQSVGVKGYTSLDYATLFNFALNADYHIMDDLHWKGGVTYARGQDNEKGNLPFIRPFSYQTSLHYLFRDFSIQTSINGDAKQRDFSPEYGESLTPSYTVWNASVDYTFYIKNFKTVFQVGAENLLNEYYSTYADWGNIPRMGRNVFTSLKINF; translated from the coding sequence ATGAAACCTTTTATTACCATATTAGTCTTAGGGGTTACAACAGCGAGTGTAGCACAAGATAATAAAGGCCTACAAGATAGTATACCAACTGTATTAGACGAAATCTCTATGCTAGTTCAAGCGAAGAAGAGAATAGAGACAGAGATGAAAATGGCTGTGTCTGTTGATGAGTTTTTGGCTTCTTCAGAACAAATAAGTTTTATCAAAAGAGGGGCTTATGCATGGGAGCCTATGCTGAATAATATGAGTACAGAACGCTCTACCTTGACTATTGATGGGATGCATATTTTTGGTGCTTGTACAGATAAGATGGACCCTGTTACTTCTTATGTAGAGAGTAATAATCTATCTACTATAGATATTAAATCTGGTCAAGAAGGAGGGATGCATGGAGCTACTGTGGCTGGGAGTATTGACCTTAAACGAAAAACTACAGCCTTTGGGATAGGACAGGTATGGACTGGAGCCTATCAAAGTGGGTTCGAGTTTAATAATAAACAATTCTTTAATCTTGGTAATGTTTCGTTCTCAAGTGAAAAACTAGCTGGTGACGCTAGTATTGCTTATCGAGAGGCGAATAATTATAAAGATGGAAATAACGATGAGGTAAAGCACTCACAGTACAAAAAGTTTAATGCAGCTTTAGGATTGGCTTATAAGACAGGTGGATTATCTTCATTGCGAGCAGATGTTATTTTTGACGTTGCTAAAGATGTTGGTTTCCCTGCTTTACCAATGGATTTATGGCTTTCTCGTGCATTGATTACTTCTGTATCTTATAAACAGTTATTTGAGGACAAATTTATACGTGTTTGGGATACCAAGGCTTATTTTAATGCGATAGAGCATTATATGGATGATACTACACGCCCAGAGAATTTGGTGCATATGGATATGCCAGGGTGGAGTACTACTTACGGGTTACTGTCTAAAGCAAACTTTAAAAGTGGAAAGTATTCTTCTGAATTACAATTGAACGCTTATAATAATCTCTCTATTGCAGAAATGCGTATGTACCCACAGGATCGCTCTAAACAAACAATGTTTGCGTATAGTTGGCCATGGGTAACGACGACTTATGCAGGGGTATCATTGAATAATACGATAGAGTTCTCAGATGATCATAGACTGAATTTCGGAGGATCAGCAGGAATAAACTATAATTACTCAAAGTATATAGAGTTTAACTGGATTTTCCATCCAGGAAGCCCACAAGAGAAGACAAGGTTCTTACCAAGTCTACACACCAGTTATGAAATGGATATTAATCGATTTAATTTTTCTGTTGGTGTAGGGTATGGGCATAGAGCGCCTTCTGTGTCGGAAGCTTATGGATATTATATCTACAATAGTTATGATCGCTATGATTACATCGGAAATCCTAATTTAAAAAACGAGATTTCTAATGAGTTAAATGCAAGTGTTGGGTATAAAGGAGATAAGTTTTCACTACAAGCTAAGGTGAATTACTTCTATATCAAGAATTATGTTATCGGAAGAATATTGAGCTTAGGTAGTCCGATGAATTATCAATCAGTAGGGGTAAAAGGATATACCTCTTTAGACTATGCTACGCTGTTTAACTTCGCTCTTAATGCAGACTATCATATTATGGATGATTTGCATTGGAAAGGTGGTGTGACGTATGCTAGAGGCCAAGATAACGAGAAGGGAAACTTGCCTTTCATTAGACCATTTAGTTATCAAACGTCTTTACACTATCTCTTCAGAGATTTTAGTATACAGACTTCTATCAATGGTGATGCGAAACAACGAGATTTTAGTCCAGAATACGGAGAGAGTTTGACTCCATCATACACGGTTTGGAATGCTTCAGTTGATTACACATTTTATATCAAAAACTTTAAAACAGTGTTTCAAGTAGGAGCAGAGAATTTACTGAATGAGTACTATAGTACTTATGCAGATTGGGGTAATATCCCTAGAATGGGACGTAATGTATTTACGTCTCTAAAAATAAACTTTTAA